The genomic stretch GACACGTCCCTTAATCGCCTCTGACCGAATGGCTTTACGCTGGAATGATCCAGCCTTTACAAAGGAGACTACAATGCAAAAGCAATCCAACAACGGCAAAACCAAGCCAAATCTCGCCGTCAAAATCAAAGAGCAGAAAGGCGAAAGCGTGAGTTTCTACACTATCGGCGCTGCATGGACCAAGGATGACGGCAGTGTTTACATCAAGCTGTACGGTACGCACATCATCAATGAACCGTTTTATCTCTACCCGGCCAACCGCGAGGAATAGGCTTTAGCCGAAAAGCCCTTGCCGAAAACGGCAGGGGCTTTTTTCATGTTCATTATATCGCAATTCATCTATAGATGTGACATGGAAAAACTTAAAAACATACCGCAGAATGTTCCGGACGGTTCTATCGAGTCCGGCCAGGTATGCTTTGAGAAACGCACGGATGAGGCGCATGAAATAGCAGCACGTCTCATGGCGGAGCATTTTGCAAGCGACCCCAAGAAAAAACCAGTTCAAGACTGAGTCTGTTTCCGGGTCACGCCAGCGCATAAGATTTCGTGGGAAGGCAGCTTAGGACTTACTGCAAGATGTGTGTGTAATACACACCATCTTGGCAAGGGGACCCGCTAGCGCGTCCCCGTTGCATCCCCCCGGCTGTGGCGCTCCCGTTCCACTTCGCACCATTGAACCGCATCGCCGGTTCATCACGAGCAAAGGGCGATGTCACTCTCCCTTATGCAATCCCATCGCCCAACCTTATGCAGTTTGGATACGCACCAAGGGGACTTCCGCTCCCCGTTGGAACCCTCGACCAAGGGCTTTCGCGCCCTGGACCACGACCGGGGCTTGGAGCTATGCCGCTCCACCCGGCCCGAACCAGCTTATATCTGAAAAAAATTGTACGGTAGGTGTTATGCGCCGACGCGTTCTGCCTGGACATGCAATTCAACGCCTTCGCGCATTTGCAAAGAGCGTATGATTGCAAAAATATTGCCCGCACTGGGATTGCCAGAGGGGCTGAGCATACGCATAAGGCTCTCTGGCTGTTTATCAACGGCTTTCGCCAATGCAGGAAAGCCGACAGTCGCGTTGATATAATCACGCAAAACGGTTTTTCCTGTTTCCACATCGCCAGAGAGAAGGCATTCAATGCCTTCAACCAAAAGCGCTTCACGGAATTCCGGATCACGAGCAGCCCGTGCTTTAATGGTATCTTTAAAATCGCGTGTCAGTGCCATGATCTATGCTCCTTTCCGTTTTCTATGCTTATATTCATTCCACAAAGCTTGCGCTTCCTGAATATCGTTATTCTGTCTTTTCTTCGTACCGCCGCCTAGAAGGATAATCAGCCTATCGCCATCCTTCCCAAAATAGACGCGGTAGCCAGGCCCGAAATCTATTTTGCACTCATAAACACCAGCCCCCACGCCTTTCACCTGCGACATATTCCCGTTGCTCATACGGGTGACGTAGGTGGACACTTTGGCTGCTGCCCGTGCATCCAGTTCATTGAACCAGTCTGCATAGACGCTGTGGCCGTCTGTATCTAAATATTCTCTAATCTCTATCATAAGATAACATATATGTTAGCAATGTTCAAGGGAATCTAGCTCACCCTATAGCATTGAAACAGCTAAAATCTTCGAGAAATAACGTCCGGACATTCGAAAAATTTGCTCATTGCATACGCCCGTATAGCATAAGGTGTGTTCTTTTTTTATTGAATTAACAGGATGTTAAAATGATTTTGTTATGATTTCCGTACGAATGACAAACACATTGACCGAAACAGGCCCACTTGAGCGGCCAGACAAGTTTCATTCGCTTCAGGCCGAGACGGACGTGAAGCTGGCTATTGATTCCGGCTATGAGCCAGACACATTCGGCAATTTAGGCAACATTCCACTTACAGCCGATCTACAGCGCTATATCAATGAGCAGAAACTCACAATAGCGACAAAAGAATCCGAAGAAGCAAGCAGTATCAAGCTGCGCGAAGAACGCGAAGAAAAGCGCGAGCAGTCACATCAAGCGGCTATTGATGAACTTAGCGATAGTGAGAAACGCGAACAATATCTTAATGAATCTCATGCGTTCGGCGACATTGAATACACTGGGAAACAATGGCAGCGCATTTCTGAATACGCGAAAGCCAACAGAAGCCGCATTACCGAAGACTTACTCGAAAAAGGCTATACACATGCCGACATTGAACAGGGTCTTAAAGTTACCGAGATCATGGCCAATCCAAATGCCACCAAAGAAGAAAAGCAATACGTTGCTGAAGCAGCCAAAAATGACAATGTTTCAGCTATCATTAAAGATGTTGGTGAAGAAGCTGGCTATGAGGCTAAGCAGTCAGAAGCGCCTAAACCCGCTAGCGCACTCCCTCCAACAATGCAAATGGCGCACGATTTTTAAAAGGCGCTACGCTCTACCGCTTTGAGCTTACCATCTGGCAAAATTTCATAAATTAACTTCGCGCTTATGCCCTCTAACGCACCACCAGAGCGTTGCAGGATGTCGATAGCTTTCATTGCTTTCTGTATCTCCTCATCGGAATAGCCTTGTTTTTTCTTGTCCGCATATATTTTCTGCCTGTTCGATTTTGCGTACTGCCCAATTTTTTCCCATTCTTCTGAGGTCAGTTGCATGTCACCAAAATTATGGACGGTTGAAACTGTGATTTTACTACCGTCAGTTTTATACTCTTGCTTTGTTTTTGCGATGACACAGGCTTTGTCCTCATGGGATTCCACGATATAGCCGCGCCCCTGATCGAGAAAAACCCTGCCATCATATGCTCCCAGGACGGATGTTCTGACTTCTCCTTTAGGAGTTTGGCGCTGATATTGGTCTAAGAAACCCAACCCCAATAGCTGCATTTGGCTTTTTAATTCGCTCTTTGGAACACAGCCGATTTTTAGATCCTCTGCCTGTGCAGCAGAAACATTCAATAATCCAATCGCAATCAGTGCTGGAATAGTTTTTCTCATGGGTCTGTCTCCTTAAAAAAGTTAAGGTGACAGACGGCCCCTGGTGCCGAGAGGTTAGAAACGCCTAAGTCCGGCGCGCGACGTATTCGCCGCGAACGGCTGTTGTATTCCGCCGCCCTCTCAGCAGAGAGGACGCGCGTTGTGTGAATACTTGCGCTTATACGACTTAAGGGTTTCTACGCCCTGTCACGCCGCATAGATTATGATTTGATTCCCAAAAAGCAATCAAAACCTTTGAAAAGACTCATTTCTAAGGGGCTTCGCCCCTGGCGCACACAAGGGTAAAGGCGCTGGTGCTTCCGGTATTACAAAAATTTTCCCCTGCCTTTGGCATTCCTCGCGGACGCTTACGCTCCAAAATTTCTGCAATACCGCCCTTGCATTTGCCTCCCCACCCTCGGCGGGAGCCAGGGTTGCATATTTGCAACCCATACCCATTAGAGGAGTTAAGACCATGACACAGCTATACGCTCAACCTTACGATATCAGCGCCACTGGTTTCTTTTTTGAAACAGTTGAGGAATACGATCAGAGAGCCGCTGCCTTGCGTAATTCATACGGCCAGCTTGTAGAAGAATTTGAAATCCAATTCATTGACGGGAAAAGCATAGACGCAGAATTATTTGAGGCTTTGGGCGTTCATCAAGGCGATATACAAGCGTACATGGAAGCAACAGATAGTTGGAGCGATGATGAAAAAGTAAGGGTCATTATCGCTCTTAGCGAAGTTGGCTATGATTTTGCTTTGGGAAAAGACCTTCCAAGCAAATTTGAGGATATGGACCTTTACGAAATAGACAGCTTGCGTGATCTAGCTATCCAGTTTGTAGAAGATGGCTTATTTGGCGATATTGCCGAGAACATCAAGTGTTTCTTAGATTTTGATGCTATCGGAGATTATCTAGGGACAGACTATTGCGAAACCACGGTTGCTGGAACAAGGTATGTTTATAGGTGTGATTAATGGCAGAGCCAGGTAAATAATAAACATAATAAGAGGCATTATCGGACTTCTAGGATAATACATAACAACGCATACCCAAATTAAAACGACACAGAGCAGCCTTGAATGTCAGAAATATTATAATGATATTTGACATTGTCAGATAATGAGTGGTAGTCTTGCCTCTAAGGAGGTTATTATGACTGATGGGCCATTCAGGAACTTGAAGTTAAGCAGACGCTGGAAACGCTTCTCAGAAGCGGTACAAAACGATTCGGTTGATAAAGCCGAGGTATGTGCCTTGGCCTCTGATGCATTTGTGCGCGAGATTCTAACTGACGATGCTCAGGCTCTTATGGCCGACCTTCAGGCTTACGAGCAGCGAGAGCAGTTGGATTTTGATCCGACCTCTTCATTTGAAGCCATTTTCGATGACCACAGCAAAACGCCATTTGCAGACACTTTGCAAAAGGAATTGGCGTTTCGTCTAGCCGAAAAGATGCCACCGAACGTTGCTGTTGAACAAGCTCTTGAGGCGTCAGTTAACGATCAGATTATCGAAGCGCGTAACCACATTGAAGAAGAATGCATCCGAGTCCTTGAATCCGGTGAGATGCGGAAAGACCAATTTGATCGAACCATTACGCAGGTGGATGCCGCTTTTGAGACGCTAAATAAAGACGCTATCTGTGATGCGATTCGTGCAGGCGACAAAAACGCTTTCAAGAACGCTGTTTCTAAAAAGAAAGGTCTAGATGAAGGCCCCAATTTATGACCCAGAATAACCGAAATCAGTATGTTCATATCATTGAAAAAGACTTTCAGTCTTCAAAGAAGCTTAGTGCCAGCATAAAAATGGCTGAAATTGGGAAAGAAATCATATTCGATCCGAGCATACTCGATACCTATACCTATGAAGGCTGGAAACCAGTACACCACGACTTATTGGTGATGTGTGCGGCGGTCGAGTATGCAGACAGGCGGTGTGGACGTAATGCTACGCAGTGGTCGCGAACGTTTTGTATTACCGTTCCTGTTCAAGAATTGGAGATATGGCAGCGTCCGGAAGTACAAACGGCCCTTCGCGGCATGCTTCGTCATTTGACGGGCGATAGCTGGCATTTCACTTTTGTTCAGGCTCAGAATTCAGCTTTAAATGGTACGCGCCAAGGTGCGCTACCCTTCGGCAATAATAAAAAATTTGCCCTTGCTTACAGTGATGGACTTGATTCTCGCTGTGTATCCGGGCTTTTTGATACCGATGATACGGCAGTCCGTGTGCGTGTAACAAAGCACAAAGATCGAGTCAAACAGGGCGAACGACCTTTTGATCTAATTCCGTTTACCGTTAAGCTTCCATCATCTCGTGAAAGCGGAGTGCGTTCTAGGGGCTTTAAATTCGCGGCAATAACCGCTATTGCGGCTCAACTCTCTGGCGTCAGCAAGATTATCGTGCCTGAAAGTGGGCAAGGTGCCCTCGGCCCCGTCCTGCTACCACTTCATCAAATTTATGCGGACTATAGAAATCACCCGACGTTTTTCCGTAGGATGGAGGACTTTATAAAGGCACTGCTAGAGTTTACGGTTGTCTATGAGCAGCCTCGTCTTTGGCATACCAAAGGCCAGACAATTGCAGCCTATCTTGCCATGCCAGGAACGTCTCAAGAATTTGTGCTTAGCACTCGATCTTGTTGGCAGCAACGTTGGAACGCACGTCTCAACGGAAAGCTAAGGCAATGCGGGTTGTGTGCCGCATGTCTGCTGCGCCGTATGAGTATGCATGCGGCATGTCTGGATGAGCCTGTTGATACTTACGCAATCAGCAACTTGACTGCGACCAGCTACGAGAGTGCAATTCCGCACAGTAATCATACGCGTCAGAGTCATACGATGGTGGAGTACGGCAGTGTCGGTGCGCGACATCTCCAACAACTGGCAAATATGGCTCAATTACCGGATGCCTTATTACGACCGCACATTTTTGAGATCGCCCAAGCTACTGGTGCGTCAGAACAGAACACCTGTGAAAACCTGAGAGGGCTTTTAGCGCAGCACGCTAAGGAATGGTGCAGCTTCGTGGACGCTCAGGGACAACACAGTTTTATTAAGAATTGGATATTTGGAGGACGCTATGACCGATCTAAATGAAATCAGCGCACAAGAGATAGGCCGTCGTCTTCGTATTGCCCGTGAAAACGCTGGTATCCGTCAGGATGAAGCAGCGCAGGTCATTGGAATGTCGCGCCCAACGCTTGTTTCCATCGAGCAAGGTGCTCGCCGAGTCCGCATACAGGAACTCCAAAGCCTTGCACATCACTATGGTGTTTCAGTCAACGCCATACTACGCCGTGAAGCTGTGCATACCGACCTTGTTCCTCGTTACCGGAAACTAAAGGAAGCGGAAGATGTTCACACGACTGAGGCTGTTCAACTACTTAATAATCTTGTGAAGGCAGAGGTTGAGCTTGAAAATGTTCTGGGCATTGAGCGCCGAAAGAACTATCCGCCGGAACGCGGTATTAATACTGGCGATGTTATAGAGCTAGCAGAACAACATGCTCAGGAACTCAGAAATTGGCTTGGAATTGGCTCCGGCCCAATTACTGATATTTTTAGTTTAATCGAATTTGACCTTGGTATCCGCCTTTATCAACGGCGTCTTTCCTCTGGCTCCAAAGTTGCAGGACTATTCACTTATGAACCCTCAATTGGGGCATGCATCCTTTTGAATGCCAACCACCCGTTAGAACGGCGGATACAATCAGCAGCGCACGAGGTGGGGCATTTCTCAGGCACTCGTCAAATACCTGAAGTGCTTGAAGATAATGAGCAATTCTTATCGCGCGAAGAACGCTATGCCAATGCTTTTGGTCGTGCATTCCTCACTCCGCGCAAAAGCTTTGAGGAAAGTTTCCGTCAGTTAACGGCTGGCTCAGATACGTTGACGAGAAGGCATGTGATTCTTCTTGCTCACCAAAACCATATTTCTCGTGAAGCCTGTGTCCGTCGTCTCGAAGAGCTTGGACTCATTAAAAAGGGTATCTGGGCCTGGTTTGAAGCTAATGGTGGCATTACGAACGCCCAAGCAAAGGAAGTTCTTGGATCGGCTGCGGAGATACACGATCCAGCAAAAGATGACGCCAGCCGCCTCATATCTCATCGGATGAGCCTCATGATGCATGCCGCTTGGAAGCGCGATCTCATGTCGGAAGGACAGCTAGCAGATCTACTGAATATACCCCGCATTGAACTGCGAGCGATAATTGACCAAATTGAGCTTGAGGAAAGCGACACGGATGACTTACTTAAGCTCCCTCATTAAGGATGCGAGTACACTGGTTCTTGATACCAGTGTATTGATAAACTTGCATGCAAGCACCTATGGAGCGCGTATTCTTGCCGCTTTGCCAAATCATGCGCTAGTGCCAGAAATTGTGGCAGCCGAGCTAGAGCACGAAACAAGCAAGGCTAATGGCGAGCATAAGTTCATTTCTGAATTAATCGCCTCACAAAAGGTTCAGATTGTTATCCTGAATGACCAAGAGTTGGAAATCTATACAAAGCTGATGTCGGCAAGTCCCTCGCTTGGTGATGGTGAAGCGTCAACTCTGGCGATTGCCGCTTGCCGCAATCTTTTGCCTGTCATAGATGAAAGAAAAGGAAGATCACAGGTGCAAGCGTATTGCGCCGGTAAGGTAGCCTGCTGGTCACTTGATCTTTTCCAACATCCTTTGGTCTTGGAAAGTCTAGGGAAAATGGCTGCGACTGAGGCACTTTATATGGCTTTGCGTGAAGGGCGAATGCGTATTCATGAAGATCATTGCGATCATGTCGTCGGCCTTATCGGTTCTCGGCGAGCGCTCGATTGCAACAGTTTACCCGGCTATAAAATCCGACGTCAGCAATGGCAAGCCCTCTAATCGTGTGAGCGTTAGAGGCGGATTTGCATCTGCATTTCTTCTTGCCATGTATCTTCCATTAGCATGTGGAAAGAGATTTTCTTGCTTTGATCAGAGACAATATCAATAACACCTGCGGCAACAGGGCTATTCTGCTGTTCCGTTAGGAGGTCGAATAGTTTTCTTTTATATTCAGTATCATCGTTGCCTTTTAGCTGTAGGCCTTTTGTTTCCAATACCATTATGCGGTCGCTTCTAACGCACGCAATAAAATCAGGGTAAACTTTGTTACGTTGCCACCCTTGAAGAGCATATTCTTGTCGAGCGACCATTCTATGCCACCACTGAACCGCACTGCTTTCTGAAAGGTAGAGAGCCAAATTTTTCTCTAGATTATTGAGGTCTTTTTCAAAAACAACCTCGAACAAACTATTCTCAATCGCTGTATTATCTGCATTAACTAGTTTCGGTTCATTCTTACGCGCAAGAGCCTGTAGCTCTTTTGCTATTATAAAGTTCAGCCTTTCATCTCCGCTTGTTGTCAGTCTGAAAACAAGCTCTGATTTTAGTAGCTTCTGTTTAAAGATAGATTCTGATTGCTCATGAACCATTGCCTTGAGGCTTTTCTTCATGCTTTCAATCAGGAAAAGCCGACCATTATAGATGTCTTCGTCGCTATGTCCTTTCGCCCTTAAATCAGCAATAGCCTCGCTGACTAATCGAGATGCTTGCCAAGGGTTCGGAATAATGTCGATAAGCTGGCGAGATAGAAAAGCAATATCAAGCGTCTTCTGGCCCGTATAAGCTTCTTGAATTGTTTTATCTATAAATTCCAATTCCGTCTGTCCGGCTAAGTCCGTTTTTCTGGCAACATCAACGGTGGTAATAGTGAGGGCTGGAGCATCCTTCCCACTAAGAAATTCAGATACATTGTACTTTAGTTCAGCCCAATTTATTGTGGCTAGAATATCCGCATCATAATTTATTTCTCGCCAGTTCTTCCCATGACGGTGGAGAACCTTAGGCAAGAAGATTTTCAAATCATCGAATTTTGACCTACGCCTAACTTTGATTGATTGCGCCTCTTGCGGATTGTTCTGGGATACATCATCACCAGCACGCACATAATCTGCAAGATCGGACATCCCTTCTTCTTCTAAGCCCTTGCGGACATTCTGTACGGAAACCCGCACATCCTGATCAAAACAATAGACGTAGCAATTATTGAGAGATTCAATAGAAGTTGATGTTGCCTCTGGCTGCCGTAAAACACGCCCCACCATTTGGGTCATAGCAGTTTGTGCGGTAGTTTTATCCAGCAAGGTTAGGATATAGGCGAATGGACAATCCCATCCTTCTTGCAATGCTTCCTTGGTAATAATGTATCGGACAGTGCTTAATGGGCTGAGAAGGTCTTCGTTGCCAAGCTCGTCCTTCTCTGATGATTTTATCCGAACTTCTCTCTCATCCACCGACAGGCGATTGATTAGGTAGTCTCTGACATCCAGCGCGTGAATTCGCTTTCCATCTCGTTGATCTTTGCCAGTCCTTTCTACTCTTACGACCATAATCGGGCGGATATAACGCCCATCAGCCGCCTGAAGGGCTATTGCATCAGTGCTCAGGTTTTCCAGTTTTACCTGTGCCTGTGCCAGCGTTCCTTCCCAGTCACCACTTTTTGTATTCATAATGTTGATTGGAAGCTTAATCATCTGCTCGTCTTTAAGATCGGAGCCAGACACATTGACCAAAACATTGCTGATATGGGTTTGTGGATTTGGTGTGGCCGTTAATTCCAGAATGAAAGACGGATTGAAATTGTTTAGGCTCTGACGTGTATTGTCTGAATAGGCTTTGTGTCCTTCATCAATAATTATCATAGGACGCAACATTTTCAGAAGATTGAGGAGGCTGTGTTTAACCGAAACACCTACAAATGCACCAGTATCGCCTATGTCATTGACCTCCAGATCAGGATACAGTTTCAATAGCTCATTATTGGCCGTGTAATCATCTACCTCAGGAAAGAAGGAGATGTATTTTCCTGCGTCACGAAAAATTTTGAGAAATTCTTTATTAGTTGTCCGATTAGCAGCAGCTAAGCGCACCATCATCACGCAGAGATAATTCTGAATATCGAAGGTCGTGATGGGATCATCTTTTTCAAACACTTTGATTCGACCACCTGAAGCCCTCTCTAGGGATTGGCGGTAAGGGTGCTCTCTATTGGCCAATGCCTTCCATGTCTGGCGATAAATTTGTACTGTAGGGACGATCCAAAGAACCAATCCTGTCTGCCGCCTAAAAAATTCCGTATGAACCGCTCCAACACACTCAGCGGCTAAAAGGGTTTTTCCTCCACCCGTGGGAACCTTTAAGCAGATATGAGGCGTTGACCGCTTACGCGCATCGTATCGCGCTACATACTCTGGTACGATTAAGCCCATTGAGCTTTTGAAGCGAGGCAATATTCCGCTGGCTTTAAGAGTATTCCATGTGTTTTTGGCGTAATCATCAATGCCAAGAGGTATCTCTACACCAGCATTCTTAAGGGCTAAAATTGCTTTGTCAGCCTTAGAGCGTTCCGCATAAAGCAGCTCTATATATTCACTAAATCGCTCCATTACCCGACGCTGATAGTCTTTTAATTCCATAGCGTCAGTCTCCCATTATGCGGTGAAGCTGATAAGGGAGCTGGCAGAATGTAATGCCCATGCCCGTTAATTCTTTTTGCCCCATAAATTTATGGGTAGCAAAGACAAGAGCAGTTTTCTTGCCTCGTGCTTGCGCTACGCTTTCAGCCAAAGGCATATTGAGGGCAGATTCGCCTGACCGTAGGAAAGCCAAATCCGGTTTATAGATCAAGTGAACACGATAATTATCAGTTTCACCGACAAAATAATCGGCACCTTGCTTGACCGTATTCAGAACCTGTCCTGTTGCTGTGTAAAAGGCATATCTAGCCAGTTCGTCAAAGCTGGGAAGGTTTTCTCCCTGCAATAGGTTCTCAATATTAATTTCATTGCCAAGAGCGCAGAATGTAAAAGAACCACCAAAACCATCTTTCAAGGCTGCGTCTTTTGTCCCATCCACACCTTTAATTACTCTACGAACACGCTCCGCTGTAATATCATTTGCGTACTTTTCACACTCAACTAGAATAAATTTACGATTGCCGCCATCCTCCTTGTTTAGCGCCAACAAAGCCTCTGCTGTTGTTCCTGAACCAGCAAAGGAGTCAAGCACAACGCTGTCTTTATCCGTTGCCATATGGAGTATTCTTTTTATGAAATGAACGGGTTTGGGGTGGTCAAAATTTTCCAAGCCATTTCCAAGAATCTTTTTTAGCCATTTTCCAGCAACATCTGTAGATATTTCCGGCCCCCACCAAAATGATTTGGTTTTAGTCGTCCTATCAAATGGAATCTCGCCTTCATCATCCCATTCTTCAGATACTTCTTCATCGTCATCATCGGTAAGGTTTTCTGTATCATTTGAGTCTAGGTAGACTCGGTAACTAACGTTCCATTTGTCACTTTTCTTAACGTAAGAGGCTTCAAGTATAGCAAGATTTTCTTCAACTTTTTTCGGCGACCATTTCCAGCAACCTTCTATTCCATCGCTTTTCAATGGATATATTTCAATGTCTGAATCTTTCATCCTTTTAAGGGAGAAAGATTTTTTTTCTTGGTTGTAGTAAATTGGGAAATACAAATTAGAGCGTAGTTCTCTTGTGTCTGCTCCACCGCGCTTTCTTACATCACGTAAAGCATATCGCCTATTACCATCTTGGTACTTAAACTCCTTAATTTGCTTTGTGGATAGAGGTAGTCCTTTGGAAAGAAAGGCACCCTTATCATAAATAAGTAGGTACTCATGGCATTGAGCAACATTTGCTTTGTCATTACGACCTTTTAAATTATTAATTACTGGAACTGTTGCAACATGCTTGGCATTAAAAATTTCATCCATAATTAAATTTAGATTCGTAATTTCATTATCGTCAATGCTAACGAAAATCACTCCATCGTCCGCTAACAATTCCCGCAATAACTGTAGACGTGGCCACATCATGCACAGCCACTTGTCATGGCGTTCGAGGTCTTCTTTATCAACTGGATTAGCCGAATCTTTCAACCATTCTTTAATTAGGGGAGCATTTACGTTATCGTTATAACACCATCCCTCATTTCCAGTGTTATAGGGTGGATCAATATAAATACATTTGATTTTCCCAGCGTATTTTGGAAGTAGAGCCTTCAAGGCATGGAGGTTGTCACCATGAATAATTAGATTGTCATCGAGATTGGGCTTTGCTCCTTTTGCGGGCAAAGATTTTTTTGCGTCTACCGTCAACTGCCGGAATGGAACCGTCAGATGGTGCGCATATACGAACTGTTTTCCTTTAAAATCTAGTGTAGGCATATTTTATCCTTATTAATCTTATCCGCTTTGGCTAGGTCTTATTGACCTTTTCCCCAATATAAACAACTTTCACTTTTTTCTGGTGAGCCGGAAGTGGCCATTCAAAGTGTACCCTTCCCAGCATGGATGACATGCGACCGTGCCAAGTGCAGTGAATTCTTCTTGAGGCATCCTCAGGATCATCAAACCATAAATTTCCATAAGGATCAGCTTCATTAACAAACTGCGGATTGCTTCCTACAAAGTACGTTTTATATAGCTGTTGCCCACGATGAGTCCATGCGCCATTCTGGTCACGCTCTTTAACGATCATTGTCAAAAAACTTAACAGCTCAATAATCCTATTCATGGTAGCCACCTGAAATGGCCTGGAGAGAAGATCGTTTATGGCATCATCAGAAAAACACACATCATCTTCAAACCGTTCCCTTATATGGAAAAAAAGCTCATTCCAATTTTGCGGTATTGGAGAGCTGCCCCTAACAGAAGATTCAAGCGCAGGAATATCCCAAATGTTATGAATATCATACTGCCCGTACACCGAGCCGGTTAAGCCGTGTTGAATTTTCAGAGGCGTTTCTTCGCAGT from bacterium encodes the following:
- a CDS encoding transcriptional regulator: MALTRDFKDTIKARAARDPEFREALLVEGIECLLSGDVETGKTVLRDYINATVGFPALAKAVDKQPESLMRMLSPSGNPSAGNIFAIIRSLQMREGVELHVQAERVGA
- a CDS encoding type II toxin-antitoxin system RelE/ParE family toxin produces the protein MEIREYLDTDGHSVYADWFNELDARAAAKVSTYVTRMSNGNMSQVKGVGAGVYECKIDFGPGYRVYFGKDGDRLIILLGGGTKKRQNNDIQEAQALWNEYKHRKRKGA
- a CDS encoding antirestriction protein ArdA, producing the protein MTQLYAQPYDISATGFFFETVEEYDQRAAALRNSYGQLVEEFEIQFIDGKSIDAELFEALGVHQGDIQAYMEATDSWSDDEKVRVIIALSEVGYDFALGKDLPSKFEDMDLYEIDSLRDLAIQFVEDGLFGDIAENIKCFLDFDAIGDYLGTDYCETTVAGTRYVYRCD
- a CDS encoding helix-turn-helix domain-containing protein — protein: MTDLNEISAQEIGRRLRIARENAGIRQDEAAQVIGMSRPTLVSIEQGARRVRIQELQSLAHHYGVSVNAILRREAVHTDLVPRYRKLKEAEDVHTTEAVQLLNNLVKAEVELENVLGIERRKNYPPERGINTGDVIELAEQHAQELRNWLGIGSGPITDIFSLIEFDLGIRLYQRRLSSGSKVAGLFTYEPSIGACILLNANHPLERRIQSAAHEVGHFSGTRQIPEVLEDNEQFLSREERYANAFGRAFLTPRKSFEESFRQLTAGSDTLTRRHVILLAHQNHISREACVRRLEELGLIKKGIWAWFEANGGITNAQAKEVLGSAAEIHDPAKDDASRLISHRMSLMMHAAWKRDLMSEGQLADLLNIPRIELRAIIDQIELEESDTDDLLKLPH
- a CDS encoding DNA-binding protein, with the translated sequence MTYLSSLIKDASTLVLDTSVLINLHASTYGARILAALPNHALVPEIVAAELEHETSKANGEHKFISELIASQKVQIVILNDQELEIYTKLMSASPSLGDGEASTLAIAACRNLLPVIDERKGRSQVQAYCAGKVACWSLDLFQHPLVLESLGKMAATEALYMALREGRMRIHEDHCDHVVGLIGSRRALDCNSLPGYKIRRQQWQAL
- a CDS encoding restriction endonuclease subunit R; the encoded protein is MELKDYQRRVMERFSEYIELLYAERSKADKAILALKNAGVEIPLGIDDYAKNTWNTLKASGILPRFKSSMGLIVPEYVARYDARKRSTPHICLKVPTGGGKTLLAAECVGAVHTEFFRRQTGLVLWIVPTVQIYRQTWKALANREHPYRQSLERASGGRIKVFEKDDPITTFDIQNYLCVMMVRLAAANRTTNKEFLKIFRDAGKYISFFPEVDDYTANNELLKLYPDLEVNDIGDTGAFVGVSVKHSLLNLLKMLRPMIIIDEGHKAYSDNTRQSLNNFNPSFILELTATPNPQTHISNVLVNVSGSDLKDEQMIKLPINIMNTKSGDWEGTLAQAQVKLENLSTDAIALQAADGRYIRPIMVVRVERTGKDQRDGKRIHALDVRDYLINRLSVDEREVRIKSSEKDELGNEDLLSPLSTVRYIITKEALQEGWDCPFAYILTLLDKTTAQTAMTQMVGRVLRQPEATSTSIESLNNCYVYCFDQDVRVSVQNVRKGLEEEGMSDLADYVRAGDDVSQNNPQEAQSIKVRRRSKFDDLKIFLPKVLHRHGKNWREINYDADILATINWAELKYNVSEFLSGKDAPALTITTVDVARKTDLAGQTELEFIDKTIQEAYTGQKTLDIAFLSRQLIDIIPNPWQASRLVSEAIADLRAKGHSDEDIYNGRLFLIESMKKSLKAMVHEQSESIFKQKLLKSELVFRLTTSGDERLNFIIAKELQALARKNEPKLVNADNTAIENSLFEVVFEKDLNNLEKNLALYLSESSAVQWWHRMVARQEYALQGWQRNKVYPDFIACVRSDRIMVLETKGLQLKGNDDTEYKRKLFDLLTEQQNSPVAAGVIDIVSDQSKKISFHMLMEDTWQEEMQMQIRL
- a CDS encoding site-specific DNA-methyltransferase, encoding MPTLDFKGKQFVYAHHLTVPFRQLTVDAKKSLPAKGAKPNLDDNLIIHGDNLHALKALLPKYAGKIKCIYIDPPYNTGNEGWCYNDNVNAPLIKEWLKDSANPVDKEDLERHDKWLCMMWPRLQLLRELLADDGVIFVSIDDNEITNLNLIMDEIFNAKHVATVPVINNLKGRNDKANVAQCHEYLLIYDKGAFLSKGLPLSTKQIKEFKYQDGNRRYALRDVRKRGGADTRELRSNLYFPIYYNQEKKSFSLKRMKDSDIEIYPLKSDGIEGCWKWSPKKVEENLAILEASYVKKSDKWNVSYRVYLDSNDTENLTDDDDEEVSEEWDDEGEIPFDRTTKTKSFWWGPEISTDVAGKWLKKILGNGLENFDHPKPVHFIKRILHMATDKDSVVLDSFAGSGTTAEALLALNKEDGGNRKFILVECEKYANDITAERVRRVIKGVDGTKDAALKDGFGGSFTFCALGNEINIENLLQGENLPSFDELARYAFYTATGQVLNTVKQGADYFVGETDNYRVHLIYKPDLAFLRSGESALNMPLAESVAQARGKKTALVFATHKFMGQKELTGMGITFCQLPYQLHRIMGD